In one Candidatus Planktophila versatilis genomic region, the following are encoded:
- the dxs gene encoding 1-deoxy-D-xylulose-5-phosphate synthase — protein sequence MLETIKSPADLQGLSYEQLTELSAEIRQFLITKVSKTGGHLGPNLGVVELTIAIHRIFDSPKDVVLFDTGHQSYVHKILTGRADRFDGLRQRGGIAGYPNRAESEHDVIENSHASTALSWGDGISRGFAITNQIDRSVVVVVGDGALTGGMSWEALNNIAASNDRNLVVIVNDNERSYSPTIGGLATYLATLRVTRGYEKFLDWGKEVLTKTPVVGNPIYETLHGMKKGIKDIIAPQGMFEDLGLKYVGPIDGHDLVAMERALTQAKEFGQPVLVHVITEKGKGHQPAIEDQAEKFHAVGVVDPETGTPLGKSTTSWTNIFSEEMLAVGDEREDIVALTAAMLGPTGLDKFQEKFPMRTIDVGIAEQHAVTSAAGLAFTGLHPVIAVYSTFLNRAFDQLLLDVALHKAGVTFVLDRSGVTGDDGPSHHGIWDLALTGIIPTMRVAAPRDASRLRETLREALEVSDAPTAIRFPKGAVTKDIPAFERRDGVDVLYRGESADVLLVSIGAMAAIAVEAASQAYREGVGVTVIDPRWVKPIPESLITMARRYKSVVVLEDGIKRAGIASSISEAFREAGLNVAIHSIGIPLEFIEHSKRSEILDDLGINAQKISRDIVAWNSTVEEMQFPEHENVDRTQNR from the coding sequence ATGCTTGAAACGATAAAGAGCCCAGCCGATCTTCAAGGGCTCTCCTATGAGCAGCTGACTGAACTCAGCGCTGAGATTCGTCAATTTCTTATTACCAAAGTTTCAAAGACTGGTGGCCACCTTGGACCCAATCTTGGCGTTGTGGAACTCACGATTGCAATCCACCGGATATTTGATTCTCCAAAAGATGTAGTTCTCTTTGATACCGGTCATCAATCATACGTTCACAAAATTCTTACCGGGCGCGCTGATCGATTCGATGGCCTGCGCCAACGTGGCGGAATAGCCGGTTATCCCAACCGCGCTGAGAGTGAACACGATGTGATTGAAAATTCACATGCCTCTACCGCACTCTCGTGGGGCGATGGAATTTCTCGTGGATTTGCCATCACCAATCAAATCGATCGCAGCGTGGTAGTAGTTGTAGGTGACGGTGCACTTACTGGCGGAATGTCATGGGAAGCCCTTAATAACATTGCAGCGTCAAATGATCGAAATCTTGTCGTTATTGTCAATGACAATGAGCGTTCTTACTCACCAACTATCGGCGGACTAGCCACATATCTGGCAACTCTTCGGGTGACTCGTGGCTATGAGAAGTTCCTCGATTGGGGCAAAGAGGTACTAACAAAGACCCCGGTTGTTGGAAATCCAATTTATGAAACTCTTCACGGAATGAAGAAGGGGATCAAAGACATCATTGCGCCACAAGGAATGTTTGAAGATCTTGGTCTTAAATATGTTGGCCCTATTGATGGACATGATTTAGTTGCGATGGAGCGGGCGCTGACCCAGGCAAAAGAGTTTGGTCAACCAGTATTAGTTCATGTGATTACTGAAAAAGGTAAGGGTCATCAACCTGCCATTGAAGATCAGGCTGAGAAGTTCCACGCCGTGGGCGTTGTTGATCCCGAGACCGGAACTCCTTTGGGCAAGTCAACAACCAGCTGGACCAATATTTTTTCTGAGGAGATGCTCGCAGTCGGTGACGAGCGCGAGGATATTGTTGCCCTCACAGCGGCAATGCTCGGGCCTACTGGCCTAGATAAGTTCCAAGAGAAGTTTCCGATGCGCACTATCGATGTGGGAATAGCTGAACAACATGCTGTCACCAGCGCAGCCGGACTGGCATTTACCGGTCTTCACCCTGTCATTGCTGTGTATTCAACATTTCTCAATCGCGCCTTTGATCAACTCTTACTCGATGTTGCACTCCACAAGGCCGGTGTCACTTTTGTACTCGATCGTTCTGGAGTTACCGGCGATGATGGACCTTCTCATCACGGAATCTGGGATCTAGCACTCACCGGAATCATTCCAACAATGCGGGTAGCCGCACCGCGCGATGCCTCACGACTACGTGAAACTTTGCGCGAAGCACTCGAAGTCAGTGATGCACCTACTGCAATTCGTTTTCCCAAAGGTGCAGTCACCAAAGACATTCCGGCCTTTGAGCGACGCGATGGTGTGGATGTGCTCTACCGAGGAGAAAGCGCCGACGTACTTCTTGTCAGTATCGGTGCCATGGCCGCAATTGCGGTGGAAGCCGCCTCACAGGCATACCGTGAAGGTGTGGGTGTGACAGTTATTGATCCGCGCTGGGTGAAACCAATTCCAGAGTCACTTATTACTATGGCACGTCGCTATAAGAGCGTTGTTGTTCTAGAAGATGGCATCAAGCGCGCCGGAATCGCAAGTTCAATCTCGGAAGCATTTCGTGAGGCGGGCCTGAACGTTGCAATTCATAGCATTGGCATTCCGCTTGAGTTTATTGAGCACTCAAAGCGATCAGAGATACTTGATGACCTTGGAATTAACGCCCAGAAGATTTCACGCGACATCGTCGCATGGAACTCTACTGTGGAAGAGATGCAATTCCCGGAGCATGAAAACGTTGACCGCACACAGAATCGCTAA